One window of Rissa tridactyla isolate bRisTri1 chromosome 12, bRisTri1.patW.cur.20221130, whole genome shotgun sequence genomic DNA carries:
- the ZNF217 gene encoding zinc finger protein 217 encodes MPTQPLLAYMDGPDGIASTVGAQMENNDASMTIKGTNTISYKSLQEKFLMQAEGCMPLDCMFCDETFKHPEELGKHVLTQHRPTLCEPAVLRVEAEYLSPLDKCQVRTNLPSPNNEKDSEEFSCEVCGQTFDEAFDVEAHMKKHKDSFMYWCNVCGRRFKEPWFLKNHMRTHTGKPGSRNKHQQGSESPITINEVVQEHVTENVTSPYKICMVCGFLFLNKETLIEHSKVHTKESVPSAESPQVTAEPNAEEMSQREEFLRFLNLRPNLVPENDKSQKPVKWIAELDPFNTYQAWQLATKGKVAVGHGQIKEPGQEGSTDNDDSSSDKEELGEIWNANKGSHTETTGKSKVNKNSSYTGNGNLSQDKLKHPSGEVPSMEMDSKLSQNKEKPTHCSECGKAFRTYHQLVLHSRVHKRDRRTDGETSAASRTYCADMMASLDENGAGERIEGGSEDGSEDGLPETLNLDKNEDGLERTKVKNLGASRECSYCGKYFRSNYYLNIHLRTHTGEKPYKCEFCEYAAAQKTSLRYHLERHHKDKQADSTADVKSDSKASLQSQETELLLAADGAQETKNSKRLFDCAKDAGGCPPTKQQKEVLSLNNAIGSTVLLKMKNNSRELNKGSICNNSNKIHENVSAPYLEKLKAEKETKEAQPSVPHKRERGASVASEGDDVQYVCALKDGKNVNDVRECTENYKHKPMVDSQEKPLNLSVGTSQECSVISTRGPLASSTCPFCTYRTFYPEVLMMHQRLMHKYNPDTVNKNGCRSKALAKARRTGCPPALLGKDVLPLSFNSKKSKASPSTQQKLLQTGKAKQSHPPQNKAPLFSVTDSSSTAPSNLKFHKQQSNIGAQANNYRQPQQEMHSSSSISPVLDRVKRSESKVKALSVPVSQSGVVSSSMNGALDSHLNESAWSCHRGRDYLCSKSVSNVNLDYGETSAKRMKPNLLAIEHTDSPMANYRRYEMSRSRVANRYANLLPQECSRTKPASSVLPTKQGLLNSDDVDPPNVLTVLKPYEPYSSGSLYGSCGSSNGQVTSSTVEGKRSVSYQHLSSSVLQKRSYESFIGNAHFRPSDKKN; translated from the exons ATGCCAACTCAGCCTCTCTTGGCATACATGGATGGACCGGATGGAATAGCCAGTACCGTTGGTGCACAGATGGAGAATAATGATGCCTCAATGACAATAAAAGGAACAAACACAATTTCTTACAAAAGCTTGCAAGAAAAGTTTCTCATGCAAGCTGAGGGATGCATGCCTCTGGACTGCATGTTTTGTGATGAGACTTTTAAACATCCTGAAGAACTCGGTAAGCATGTTTTAACTCAGCATAGGCCCACTCTTTGTGAACCAGCTGTCCTGCGTGTTGAAGCAGAGTATCTTAGTCCTCTAGATAAATGTCAAGTAAGAACAAACCTGCCTTCACCAAACAATGAAAAGGACAGTGAAGAATTTAGTTGTGAAGTTTGTGGACAAACATTTGATGAGGCTTTTGACGTTGAGGCACACATGAAAAAGCATAAAGATTCTTTCATGTATTGGTGTAATGTATGTGGAAGAAGATTTAAAGAGCCGTGGTTCCTCAAAAATCACATGAGAACGCATACTGGAAAGCCTGGTTCTAGAAACAAGCACCAACAAGGTTCTGAAAGCCCCATAACAATAAATGAGGTGGTGCAGGAGCATGTAACTGAAAATGTAACGTCACCTTACAAAATTTGTATGGTTTGTGGTTTCCTATTTCTCAATAAAGAGACTCTAATTGAGCACAGTAAAGTGCACACCAAAGAATCAGTACCCAGTGCTGAAAGCCCCCAAGTGACTGCTGAACCTAATGCAGAAGAAATGTCTCAAAGAGAGGAATTTTTGCGATTCTTGAACTTAAGACCAAACTTGGTTCCAGAAAATGACAAATCACAAAAACCTGTGAAATGGATAGCTGAACTAGATCCTTTCAACACATATCAAGCATGGCAGCTGGCTACCAAAGGTAAAGTTGCAGTTGGCCATGGCCAAATAAAAGAACCAGGGCAAGAAGGAAGTACAGACAATGATGATTCATCTTCTGATAAAGAAGAACTCGGTGAAATTTGGAATGCAAATAAAGGTAGCCATACTGAAACTACAGGGAAGTCAAAGGTAAATAAAAACAGCAGTTATACAGGGAATGGTAACTTATCCCAAGATAAATTGAAACATCCCAGTGGTGAAGTGCCTTCTATGGAGATGGATTCTAAATTGTCTCAGAACAAAGAGAAACCAACACACTGTTCAGAGTGTGGTAAAGCCTTCAGAACATACCACCAGCTAGTCCTTCATTCCAGAGTACATAAGAGAGACAGGCGGACTGATGGAGAGACTTCAGCTGCTTCGAGGACATATTGTGCTGATATGATGGCAAGTCTGGATGAAAATGGAGCAGGAGAACGAATAGAAGGAGGCTCTGAAGATGGATCTGAGGATGGGCTTCCAGAAACACTTAATTTAG ataaaaatgaagatgGTTTGGAAAGAACAAAAGTTAAAAACCTTGGAGCCTCCAGAGAATGCAGCTATTGTGGAAAGTACTTTCGCTCAAATTATTACCTCAATATTCATCTCAGAACCCATACAG GTGAAAAACCATACAAATGTGAATTCTGTGAGTacgcagcagcacagaaaacttcACTGAGGTATCATTTAGAGAGGCATCACAAGGACAAGCAAGCTGATAGCACAGCAGACGTGAAAAGTGACAGCAAAGCTTCATTACAGAGTCAGGAGACGGAGCTCTTGCTGGCTGCTGATGGTGCTCAAGAAACCAAAAATTCGAAGAGGCTTTTTGATTGTGCCAaagatgctgggggctgcccacCTACCAAGCAGCAAAAGGAAGTTCTGTCCTTGAACAATGCAATAGGCAGCACAgtccttttgaaaatgaaaaacaattctagGGAACTGAACAAAGGTTCCATTTGTAACaattcaaataaaatacatgagAATGTGTCCGCTCCTTACCTGGAAAAACTAAAGGCTgagaaggaaacaaaggaagCTCAGCCCAGTGTTCCtcataaaagagagagaggggcttCTGTGGCATCAGAGGGAGATGACGTCCAGTATGTTTGTGCTTTAAAGGATGGAAAAAATGTGAATGATGTGCGAGAGTGCACTGAAAACTACAAACACAAGCCTATGGTGGACTCTCAAGAAAAGCCCTTGAACTTATCTGTTGGGACTTCACAAGAATGTTCAGTGATTTCAACTAGAGGCCCACTAGCATCCAGCACCTGTCCATTTTGTACTTACAGAACATTTTACCCTGAAGTCCTAATGATGCACCAGAGGCTGATGCACAAATACAATCCTGACACCGTTAACAAAAATGGCTGTAGAAGCAAGGCTCTAGCTAAAGCCAGACGCACTGGGTGCCCTCCAGCTCTGCTTGGTAAAGATGTGCTTCCTCTGtcttttaattcaaaaaaaagTAAGGCTTCCCCATCTACACAGCAAAAACTGTTGCAAACAGGAAAAGCTAAACAAAGTCACCCTCCGCAGAACAAAGCCCCTCTCTTTTCAGTGACTGACTCAAGCAGCACAGCCCCGAGTAACCTCAAGTTTCATAAACAGCAAAGTAATATTGGAGCTCAGGCAAATAACTATAGACAACCTCAGCAAGAAATGCACTCCAGTTCCAGTATCTCTCCAGTATTGGACAGAGTAAAAAGATCTGAATCTAAAGTAAAAGCTCTAAGTGTCCCAGTGTCTCAATCTGGTGTAGTAAGCAGCAGTATGAACGGGGCTCTCGATTCTCACCTAAATGAATCTGCCTGGTCTTGTCATCGAGGAAGAGACTATCTTTGTAGTAAGTCTGTGAGCAATGTAAATCTAGACTATGGTGAAACGTCTGCTAAACGAATGAAACCTAATCTGTTAGCTATTGAACATACTGACTCTCCAATGGCTAATTACAGAAGATATGAAATGAGCAGATCTCGTGTTGCAAACAGATATGCAAATCTGCTACCTCAGGAATGTTCTCGCACCAAACCTGCATCCTCTGTTTTGCCAACCAAACAAGGGCTTCTGAATTCAGATGATGTTGATCCTCCCAATGTATTGACTGTTCTCAAACCTTACGAGCCGTATAGCTCTGGATCGCTTTACGGTTCTTGTGGATCTAGCAATGGCCAAGTAACCAGCTCTACAGTAGAAG